In the Clostridium beijerinckii genome, one interval contains:
- a CDS encoding GNAT family N-acetyltransferase — MESNMKVKIQGNRSNKTEYLIRDMDDIIIGRFSTDELTDRSKTCNVNLKFYREYNYELLSDTLSLILKGIFKDPNIFKVNIKVLEKIDLTAFLDLGFTLEGIFNENEYFQGEYLDELSFGITRIEYDQMCRYSLVELKGENIILRNLTPSNAQEMLDYYKRNKNYLAPFEPSRDSDFYTVETQRKLLNKSYKEFLNGTSVDLGIFKEEKLIGKIKLSRIIYGSLKNGILGYSIDENEQGNGYMQESVKLLLNYAFKECGLHRIEASALINNKKSKNVLTKCGFRLIGVNEKYLLINGKWEDHETYYILEEYLNNY, encoded by the coding sequence ATGGAATCAAACATGAAAGTAAAGATACAAGGAAATAGATCGAATAAAACAGAATATTTAATAAGAGATATGGATGATATTATCATTGGTAGATTCAGTACTGATGAATTAACTGACAGAAGCAAAACATGCAACGTCAATCTTAAGTTCTATAGAGAATATAATTATGAATTATTAAGTGATACACTATCGCTTATATTAAAGGGAATATTTAAAGATCCGAATATTTTTAAGGTTAACATAAAAGTTCTTGAAAAAATAGACTTAACTGCATTTTTAGATCTAGGTTTTACTCTAGAAGGAATATTTAATGAAAATGAATATTTTCAAGGTGAATATCTTGATGAACTGTCATTTGGTATAACTAGAATTGAATATGACCAAATGTGCAGGTATTCATTAGTGGAATTAAAAGGGGAAAATATAATTCTTAGAAATCTGACTCCTAGCAATGCTCAAGAAATGTTGGATTATTATAAAAGAAATAAAAATTACTTGGCTCCTTTCGAACCAAGTAGAGATAGTGATTTCTACACAGTTGAGACACAAAGAAAATTGTTAAATAAGAGTTATAAGGAATTTTTGAATGGAACAAGTGTAGATTTGGGTATTTTTAAAGAAGAAAAATTGATTGGAAAGATAAAACTTTCACGAATTATATATGGATCGTTGAAGAATGGCATATTAGGTTATTCAATAGATGAAAATGAGCAGGGGAATGGCTATATGCAAGAGAGTGTAAAACTGCTACTAAATTATGCGTTTAAAGAATGTGGTCTTCATAGAATAGAAGCATCAGCTTTGATAAATAACAAAAAATCCAAAAATGTATTAACTAAATGTGGATTCAGATTAATTGGAGTAAATGAAAAATATCTATTAATTAATGGAAAGTGGGAGGATCATGAGACCTATTATATATTAGAAGAATACTTAAATAACTATTAA
- a CDS encoding PTS system mannose/fructose/sorbose family transporter subunit IID, translated as MSEKKLNKSDIVKMFIRSNFLLGSFNFERMQAIGFCVTLIPALKKLYKGDELSAALKRHLEFFNTQPFMATPIMGITAAMEEQKANGADIDEASISGVKIGLMGPLAGVGDPIFWGTLRPVLAALGAGLALTGSIIGPLIFFIGFNAIRLATNWYGMFYGYEKGTQLVADMGGNKLRYLTEGASVLGLLVIGGLVSKWTTVNIPFVLSKYTQADGKEVVTTIQSVLDSLMPGLVPLLLTFLCMYLLKKNVNPLIIIFGLFAVGILGVACGILQ; from the coding sequence ATGAGTGAAAAGAAATTAAATAAAAGTGATATAGTAAAAATGTTTATCCGTTCAAATTTCTTATTGGGATCATTTAATTTTGAAAGAATGCAAGCAATAGGTTTTTGTGTTACATTAATTCCAGCTTTGAAGAAATTATATAAAGGTGACGAATTAAGTGCAGCACTTAAAAGACATTTGGAATTCTTTAATACACAACCATTTATGGCAACGCCAATTATGGGAATAACAGCAGCTATGGAAGAACAAAAGGCAAATGGGGCAGATATAGATGAGGCATCAATAAGTGGTGTTAAGATTGGTCTTATGGGACCACTTGCCGGAGTTGGAGACCCAATATTCTGGGGAACACTAAGACCTGTGCTTGCAGCATTAGGGGCAGGACTTGCACTTACAGGAAGTATAATTGGACCATTAATTTTCTTCATAGGATTCAATGCAATAAGACTTGCAACAAACTGGTATGGAATGTTCTATGGATATGAAAAAGGAACTCAATTAGTTGCTGATATGGGAGGAAATAAACTTAGATATCTTACAGAAGGTGCTTCAGTACTTGGATTACTTGTTATAGGTGGTCTTGTTTCAAAATGGACAACTGTTAATATACCTTTTGTTCTCTCTAAATATACACAAGCTGATGGAAAAGAAGTAGTTACAACTATTCAAAGTGTACTAGACAGCTTAATGCCAGGATTAGTTCCGCTTTTACTAACATTTTTATGTATGTATCTATTAAAGAAGAACGTGAATCCATTAATAATAATCTTTGGATTATTTGCAGTAGGTATTTTGGGCGTAGCTTGTGGAATATTACAGTAG
- a CDS encoding PTS mannose/fructose/sorbose transporter subunit IIC: MSTLQLILLVIVAAITGMASVLDEAQFHRPIIACTLVGLVLGDIKTGIILGGTLEMLALGWMNVGAAMAPDAALASVISAILVIIGKQSIGAGIAVAVPIAAAGQVLTIFVRTITVFFQHLADKYAEKGNTRGIEMCHILGLSLQAIRVAIPAAIVGVLAGTDAVNAALAAIPQVITRGLQVSGGFIVVVGYAMVMNMMNSKSLLPFFFIGFLLAAFTNFNLIGFGAVGVIAAIFHIKSIANEGKVAVAGTGSIDDIDDSELM, from the coding sequence ATGAGCACTTTACAATTAATTTTATTAGTAATAGTTGCAGCAATTACTGGTATGGCAAGTGTACTTGATGAGGCACAATTTCATAGACCAATAATTGCATGTACATTGGTTGGACTTGTACTAGGGGATATTAAAACAGGAATTATACTAGGTGGAACACTTGAAATGCTAGCATTAGGATGGATGAATGTTGGTGCAGCTATGGCACCAGATGCGGCGCTTGCAAGTGTAATTTCAGCAATACTTGTTATAATCGGTAAACAATCAATTGGAGCAGGTATAGCAGTAGCAGTACCAATTGCAGCTGCAGGACAAGTTCTTACTATATTTGTGAGAACAATAACTGTATTTTTCCAACACTTAGCTGATAAATATGCTGAAAAGGGTAACACAAGAGGAATAGAAATGTGTCATATACTAGGGCTATCACTTCAAGCAATACGTGTAGCGATACCAGCAGCCATAGTAGGAGTACTTGCAGGAACAGATGCAGTAAATGCAGCACTTGCAGCTATACCACAAGTTATTACAAGAGGACTTCAAGTGTCAGGTGGATTTATAGTAGTTGTTGGTTATGCAATGGTAATGAATATGATGAATAGTAAATCATTACTACCATTCTTCTTCATTGGATTTCTACTAGCAGCATTTACAAACTTCAATTTAATTGGTTTTGGTGCTGTAGGTGTTATTGCAGCAATATTCCATATAAAATCAATAGCTAATGAAGGTAAAGTAGCAGTAGCTGGAACAGGAAGTATTGATGATATTGATGATTCAGAGTTAATGTAA
- a CDS encoding mannose/fructose/sorbose PTS transporter subunit IIB has translation MEISFVRIDDRLIHGQVATVWTKYSGCNRIFACSDEVAADDLRKQLVIQVAPPGIKAYVLPIAKAIEAYNNPKFDSFKTLFLFTNPTDVLRMVEGGVPIKSVNVGGMCYKAGDKQVTNALCMNDVDIEAFKKLNEKGIELEVRKLAKDPKVNLMDKFKELQLI, from the coding sequence ATGGAAATTAGTTTTGTAAGAATAGATGACAGATTAATACATGGACAAGTTGCAACAGTTTGGACAAAGTATAGTGGATGCAATAGAATATTTGCCTGCAGTGATGAAGTTGCAGCAGATGACTTAAGAAAACAATTAGTAATTCAAGTAGCGCCTCCAGGGATAAAAGCATATGTGCTTCCAATAGCAAAGGCAATTGAAGCATATAATAATCCTAAATTTGACAGTTTTAAAACTTTATTCTTATTTACAAACCCTACAGATGTATTAAGAATGGTTGAAGGTGGAGTACCTATTAAATCTGTAAACGTTGGAGGAATGTGCTATAAGGCTGGAGATAAACAGGTTACAAATGCATTATGCATGAATGATGTTGATATTGAGGCATTTAAAAAGCTTAATGAAAAAGGCATCGAATTAGAGGTGAGGAAACTAGCAAAAGATCCTAAAGTAAATTTGATGGACAAATTTAAAGAATTACAACTTATATAG
- a CDS encoding mannose/fructose/sorbose PTS transporter subunit IIA, with protein MIAVIIGTHGIFSEEILKSAEMIFGVQENVGSVTFQPGEGIDALAEKYNSLIEKMNSTDGVLFMVDLFGGSPFNAASIIAMKHENMEIVTGVNLPMILEVLGSRDFSSVSELLSIAENSGKEAIRTLSKNIAEDLDDEII; from the coding sequence ATGATAGCAGTAATCATAGGTACTCATGGTATATTCTCGGAAGAAATCCTTAAATCAGCTGAAATGATTTTTGGAGTCCAAGAAAATGTGGGAAGTGTTACTTTTCAGCCAGGGGAGGGTATAGATGCTCTAGCTGAAAAATACAATTCACTTATAGAAAAAATGAATTCAACAGATGGCGTATTGTTCATGGTAGACCTTTTTGGAGGAAGTCCATTTAATGCAGCGAGCATAATTGCAATGAAGCATGAGAATATGGAAATTGTGACAGGTGTTAATCTCCCAATGATATTAGAGGTTCTAGGAAGTAGAGATTTTTCAAGTGTGTCAGAACTTTTATCAATTGCAGAAAATTCGGGAAAGGAGGCTATAAGAACTTTATCTAAAAATATTGCAGAGGATTTAGATGATGAGATAATATAG
- a CDS encoding sigma 54-interacting transcriptional regulator: protein MKRIDRIYNYIENNSKKFTKNKLLEVKGFSAQEIGEYLEILRSNVSRELNALCRDSKIIKIKNRPVLYFDRKTFEEILSIKLPDDLEEISDIMEFASSEDVVRDEEKSPFNYLIGANTSLKNQIEQAKAALLYPPNGLHTLIIGSTGVGKSLFVNIMYQYSKYIKKLPEDAPFVVFNCADYANNPQLLLSYIFGHIKGAFTGADKEKEGIVEKADGGILFLDEIHRLPPEGQEMIFYFMDTGTYNKLGETDRQRKANVLLIGATTEDPNSTLLNTFIRRIPITIVIPNFEERSLQDKLELIHYLLSKEAQRVNKTIKISSESIKALIGSTTYGNVGQLKSNIQLVCATGFLNCMNTDKCIEINLDLLPESMRNGILNFEGKIKDDSNFWGRVPSTLVVKPDGNKTFLETDAYEPPFNIYNIIEDKAFVLQEEGMSDQDIKNYITTDINVHLKQFYARFKNDAYRREGLLKIVDKDIVDFAEEIKMLAENRLSRKLSDRFIYAISLHFSALFNRIKKNTVSFSTNIELTLSSNSKEYGVAKEIHKLIEDRYNLIIPEVEIEYLALLLSSIQELSHQERVGIVVASHGTSTATSMVAVAKKLFDADNIAAVDMPLERKPSDIIDSVIEKVKQVDEGKGVLLLVDMGSLNSFGETITKKTKINIKSIDMVSTALVLEAVRKCSIFDADLNSVYSYLITDFRGYTNNMMTEGKMGEENAIITICSTGKGAAIKLKELVEAVAKNISINDNVRIIPVGLNNLNESIKQISRKNKILALVGIANPNMGIPFISIEELIDGSGENILRNIIEGKDINPVIKGENQIVLKNLCKQTLTEILTFLNPEKIYSLLDDFIKSIEKSLNVHYENPTKLRIMFHVACALERMLLNNGLVYDSSDSELNPRYLEVLRRANLIFKEALSIELTDDELYYMIDVIDVC from the coding sequence ATGAAGCGTATTGATAGGATTTACAATTATATCGAAAATAACTCAAAAAAATTTACAAAGAATAAGCTCTTAGAAGTTAAAGGATTTAGTGCGCAGGAAATAGGAGAATATCTTGAAATATTAAGAAGTAATGTGTCGAGAGAACTTAATGCACTCTGCAGAGATTCGAAAATCATTAAGATTAAAAATAGACCTGTTCTTTATTTCGATAGAAAAACCTTTGAGGAAATATTATCTATAAAGTTACCAGACGATTTGGAAGAGATATCAGATATAATGGAATTTGCCTCAAGTGAAGATGTGGTAAGAGATGAAGAAAAATCTCCTTTTAACTATTTAATTGGAGCTAATACTAGCCTAAAAAATCAAATCGAACAAGCAAAGGCTGCGCTTTTATATCCTCCTAATGGACTTCACACCTTGATAATTGGAAGTACAGGAGTTGGAAAAAGCTTATTTGTTAATATAATGTACCAGTATTCAAAATATATAAAAAAGTTACCTGAAGATGCACCTTTTGTTGTTTTCAATTGTGCAGATTACGCTAATAATCCACAATTACTTTTATCGTATATTTTTGGACATATTAAGGGGGCTTTTACAGGAGCTGATAAGGAAAAAGAGGGAATTGTTGAAAAGGCTGATGGAGGAATATTATTTTTAGATGAGATACATAGATTACCACCAGAAGGGCAAGAAATGATTTTCTATTTTATGGATACAGGAACCTATAATAAGCTTGGAGAAACAGATAGGCAGCGCAAAGCTAACGTATTGTTAATAGGTGCTACAACAGAAGATCCTAATTCTACATTACTAAATACTTTTATTAGAAGAATTCCTATAACCATAGTTATTCCTAACTTTGAAGAGAGATCATTACAAGATAAATTGGAACTTATACACTACTTACTTTCTAAGGAAGCTCAACGGGTAAATAAGACTATTAAAATTTCATCGGAATCGATAAAAGCATTAATTGGAAGTACAACATATGGAAATGTGGGTCAATTAAAGTCAAATATACAGCTAGTTTGTGCCACAGGATTTCTAAATTGCATGAATACAGATAAATGTATTGAGATAAATTTAGATTTACTACCAGAAAGTATGAGAAATGGGATACTTAATTTTGAAGGTAAAATAAAAGATGATTCCAATTTTTGGGGAAGGGTTCCTAGTACATTAGTGGTTAAACCTGATGGTAACAAAACTTTTTTAGAGACTGACGCTTATGAGCCACCATTTAATATTTACAATATTATAGAGGACAAGGCATTTGTTTTACAAGAAGAAGGTATGAGTGACCAGGATATTAAAAATTATATAACAACAGATATAAATGTTCATTTAAAGCAATTTTATGCTAGATTCAAGAATGATGCGTATCGTAGAGAAGGTTTATTGAAAATTGTTGATAAAGATATTGTTGATTTTGCTGAAGAAATAAAAATGTTAGCTGAAAATAGATTGAGCAGAAAGTTAAGTGATAGATTTATATATGCCATAAGCCTACATTTCAGCGCGTTATTTAATCGTATAAAGAAAAACACAGTATCATTTTCAACAAATATTGAGTTAACATTATCATCTAATAGTAAAGAATATGGAGTAGCTAAAGAGATTCATAAGTTAATAGAGGATAGATATAACTTAATAATTCCAGAAGTTGAAATAGAATATTTAGCTTTACTTCTAAGCTCAATACAAGAATTATCACATCAAGAAAGAGTTGGAATAGTAGTTGCATCTCATGGTACAAGCACTGCTACAAGCATGGTGGCGGTGGCTAAAAAACTTTTTGATGCAGATAATATTGCAGCAGTTGATATGCCGCTTGAAAGAAAACCTTCTGATATTATAGATAGTGTTATTGAAAAAGTTAAGCAAGTAGATGAAGGGAAAGGTGTATTACTTTTAGTAGATATGGGATCTTTAAATAGTTTTGGTGAAACTATAACGAAAAAGACCAAGATAAATATTAAGAGTATTGATATGGTATCAACGGCTCTAGTACTAGAAGCAGTCAGAAAATGCTCAATTTTTGATGCTGATCTAAATTCAGTATATTCATATTTAATTACTGATTTTAGAGGATATACTAATAATATGATGACAGAAGGTAAAATGGGAGAAGAGAATGCTATAATTACAATTTGCTCCACAGGTAAGGGCGCTGCGATTAAACTCAAAGAGTTAGTTGAAGCTGTAGCAAAGAATATCTCAATTAACGATAATGTTAGAATAATCCCAGTAGGATTAAATAATCTAAATGAGTCAATAAAACAGATTTCGCGGAAAAATAAAATTTTAGCACTTGTGGGAATAGCAAATCCTAATATGGGAATTCCCTTTATATCGATTGAAGAACTAATTGATGGATCTGGAGAAAATATTTTAAGAAATATAATTGAAGGAAAGGATATTAATCCGGTTATAAAAGGAGAAAATCAGATTGTTTTAAAAAATCTTTGTAAGCAAACTTTAACAGAGATTTTAACCTTTCTTAATCCTGAAAAGATATATTCGTTATTAGATGATTTTATAAAATCTATCGAAAAATCTTTGAATGTACATTATGAGAATCCAACTAAACTAAGAATTATGTTTCATGTTGCATGTGCATTAGAAAGGATGCTTTTAAATAATGGACTGGTATATGATTCATCTGATTCAGAATTAAATCCAAGATATCTGGAAGTGTTAAGAAGAGCAAATTTAATATTTAAAGAAGCTTTATCAATAGAGCTGACGGATGATGAGCTATACTATATGATTGATGTTATAGATGTGTGTTAA
- a CDS encoding tRNA threonylcarbamoyladenosine dehydratase — protein MTAQHSLSRTELLIGKDGLDKLKNSKVIVFGVGGVGSYTIEALARAGVGELIIVDDDTVCLTNLNRQVHATYKTISQPKVEVMKERILSINRTCNVITHQIFVTQENIESIIPDDVDYVVDAIDTVSAKLGLVEYCYKKGIRIMSSMGTGNKLDPTQFKVTDIFKTKICPLAKVMRSELRKRGIEKLKVVYSEEVPIKPNYDDVVTCKTGCVCTGGTKKCAIKRQIPGSISFVPPVAGMIIGGEVIKDILEIK, from the coding sequence ATGACAGCACAACATTCTTTATCAAGAACTGAACTTTTGATAGGTAAAGATGGATTAGATAAATTAAAAAATAGCAAAGTTATTGTTTTTGGAGTAGGTGGAGTTGGGAGCTATACTATAGAGGCTCTTGCAAGAGCAGGAGTAGGTGAATTAATCATTGTTGATGATGATACTGTTTGTTTAACAAATTTAAATAGACAAGTGCATGCTACCTATAAGACAATAAGTCAACCTAAAGTAGAAGTGATGAAAGAAAGAATATTATCTATAAATAGAACATGCAATGTTATAACACATCAAATTTTTGTTACACAAGAAAATATAGAGTCTATAATTCCTGATGATGTAGATTATGTAGTTGATGCAATAGATACAGTGTCAGCTAAATTAGGATTAGTAGAATATTGTTATAAAAAGGGCATAAGAATAATGAGTTCTATGGGAACTGGTAATAAATTAGATCCTACACAATTTAAAGTTACAGATATATTTAAGACAAAAATCTGTCCTTTGGCTAAGGTTATGAGATCCGAGTTACGTAAAAGAGGAATAGAAAAATTAAAGGTAGTTTATTCAGAAGAAGTTCCGATAAAACCTAACTATGATGATGTTGTTACATGTAAAACAGGATGTGTTTGTACTGGTGGTACTAAGAAGTGCGCTATTAAAAGACAAATACCGGGAAGTATATCATTCGTTCCTCCGGTTGCAGGAATGATAATTGGTGGAGAGGTTATAAAGGATATATTAGAAATAAAGTAG
- a CDS encoding 5'-methylthioadenosine/adenosylhomocysteine nucleosidase — MIIGIIAAMAEELELLLNDLTIEEKKDKANMTFHKGKLYGKDVVAVVCGIGKVNSAICTQILASEYKVDKIINVGVAGGIGKEIYPGDIVVAENLVQHDMDTTAFGDKVGQIPRLDTFDFKCDKEMVSIAKNACEKIAELNSFTGRIVSGDQFIANIEKIHWLDQEFGAISCEMEGASIAQVCYLNAIPFVVIRSISDNANNGAHMDYEKFVPIAVKNSTRIIKQMLEMM; from the coding sequence ATGATTATTGGAATAATTGCTGCTATGGCAGAAGAATTAGAACTATTACTAAATGATTTAACTATTGAAGAAAAAAAAGATAAGGCTAATATGACTTTCCACAAAGGAAAATTATATGGAAAAGATGTTGTAGCTGTAGTTTGCGGTATCGGTAAAGTTAATTCAGCTATTTGCACTCAAATATTAGCATCTGAATACAAAGTAGATAAAATTATTAACGTAGGAGTTGCTGGTGGAATAGGAAAAGAAATTTATCCTGGTGATATTGTTGTTGCTGAAAATTTAGTTCAACATGACATGGATACTACAGCTTTCGGAGATAAGGTTGGGCAGATTCCAAGACTCGATACATTTGACTTTAAATGTGATAAAGAAATGGTTTCTATAGCTAAGAATGCATGCGAGAAAATTGCAGAATTAAATAGTTTTACAGGAAGAATCGTTTCTGGTGACCAATTCATAGCAAATATAGAAAAAATTCATTGGCTTGATCAGGAGTTTGGAGCAATATCTTGTGAAATGGAAGGCGCTAGTATAGCTCAAGTTTGCTATCTAAACGCAATTCCTTTTGTAGTTATAAGATCTATTTCTGATAACGCAAATAATGGTGCTCATATGGATTATGAGAAATTTGTACCGATCGCAGTTAAAAATTCTACTAGAATAATAAAACAAATGTTAGAAATGATGTAG
- a CDS encoding methyl-accepting chemotaxis protein: MNRNSKLFRKIVIGIIIMLLLPTVTVGLVAIFKSDVVLENNLKTTSVQTIKEVDKGFSQYLEILNTQLRVISKNADIKDLSNPQVDHALISKYVQGMFKDTKDSINGIINAGYATEYGELVLDSGTMSINDFNYKEREWYKKAKEADGKVVYIKPYKDSVTGKQVMTVAQAVKDNNGQITGVIVIDMSLDSMQEYISNIKLLNTGFIVLVDNDGDVVANNNNNKEIDDNISKLPFWESAKNEERGVYNWENNGKAFYACQETDALTGWKMVGIIDGKEVTNNVLTMKVTVITANLLCVIIGIIISMISASYIVKEIHKLKEAFSTVAEGDFSKRIIVTAKDEFAELGDNFNFMVENISKLLKGIQNTSSDLLEASGNISSMSEETTASVSEVSNAIQEVANGATNQAQSATEVATSTEELSNRIDEVDGETNHINELAGEAEKLGTQGLSILNDLIFKAEKSKENAIKSGGMVHEMGESINKINYISDVIAGITEQTNLLALNASIEAARAGDAGKGFAVVAEEIRKLAEESKKSTDEIKAIVSEINNKSDSTKIAMKESREMSQKQGEAIKKTEGIFNEIVDSIIPLTGAIENIKVLNEKMKLNKEEVKTQIENIAAVSEESASISEEVTASAQEVNATMAELTEYAGNLQQISYKLQEELKRFTVE; the protein is encoded by the coding sequence ATGAATAGGAATAGTAAGCTGTTTAGAAAGATAGTGATTGGAATTATCATTATGCTTCTACTCCCAACTGTAACTGTTGGATTAGTAGCAATTTTTAAGTCTGATGTTGTTTTGGAGAATAATTTGAAGACTACAAGTGTTCAAACTATTAAAGAAGTTGATAAAGGTTTTTCGCAATATCTAGAAATTTTGAATACTCAATTGAGAGTAATATCGAAAAATGCCGATATCAAAGATTTATCAAATCCGCAAGTAGATCATGCACTAATATCTAAATATGTACAAGGTATGTTTAAAGATACTAAGGATTCAATAAATGGAATTATTAATGCAGGATATGCAACTGAATATGGAGAGCTTGTATTAGATAGCGGAACGATGAGTATTAATGATTTCAATTATAAAGAAAGGGAATGGTATAAGAAAGCTAAGGAAGCTGATGGAAAGGTTGTATACATAAAACCATATAAAGATAGCGTAACAGGAAAGCAAGTAATGACAGTTGCTCAAGCTGTTAAAGATAATAATGGACAAATCACCGGGGTAATAGTAATAGATATGTCTTTAGATTCCATGCAAGAATATATTAGTAACATAAAACTACTGAATACGGGATTCATAGTACTAGTTGATAATGATGGAGATGTAGTAGCAAATAACAATAATAATAAAGAGATAGATGATAATATTAGTAAATTACCATTTTGGGAATCAGCTAAAAATGAAGAAAGAGGAGTATATAATTGGGAAAATAATGGGAAAGCATTTTATGCCTGTCAAGAAACAGATGCTTTAACAGGGTGGAAAATGGTAGGTATAATTGATGGCAAAGAAGTAACAAATAATGTTTTAACAATGAAGGTAACAGTTATTACTGCTAATTTATTATGTGTAATTATAGGAATAATTATATCAATGATTTCAGCATCGTATATTGTGAAAGAAATACATAAATTAAAAGAAGCGTTTAGTACAGTAGCTGAAGGAGACTTCAGTAAAAGAATAATTGTAACGGCTAAAGATGAATTCGCTGAACTTGGAGATAACTTTAATTTTATGGTAGAGAATATCTCGAAGTTATTGAAAGGAATTCAAAATACATCATCTGATTTATTGGAGGCATCAGGAAATATATCTAGTATGTCTGAGGAAACAACTGCATCAGTATCAGAAGTTTCAAATGCAATACAAGAAGTTGCAAATGGAGCTACAAATCAAGCGCAATCAGCAACAGAGGTTGCAACGAGTACTGAAGAATTATCAAATAGGATAGATGAAGTTGATGGAGAGACTAATCATATTAATGAGTTAGCTGGTGAAGCTGAGAAATTAGGTACTCAAGGATTATCTATACTTAATGACTTGATATTTAAAGCTGAAAAGTCTAAAGAAAATGCAATTAAGTCTGGCGGCATGGTTCATGAAATGGGAGAAAGTATAAATAAAATAAATTATATATCGGATGTAATAGCAGGAATAACTGAACAAACTAATCTTTTAGCTTTAAATGCAAGTATAGAAGCTGCAAGAGCTGGAGATGCGGGAAAAGGCTTTGCGGTGGTTGCAGAAGAAATCAGAAAACTAGCAGAAGAATCAAAAAAATCTACAGATGAAATAAAAGCAATTGTTTCAGAAATAAATAATAAGAGCGATTCTACCAAAATAGCCATGAAAGAAAGTAGAGAAATGTCACAAAAACAAGGAGAGGCAATAAAGAAAACAGAAGGTATATTTAATGAAATAGTTGATTCTATAATTCCTTTAACAGGCGCAATAGAAAATATTAAGGTCTTAAATGAAAAAATGAAATTAAATAAAGAAGAAGTTAAGACGCAAATTGAAAATATAGCAGCGGTTTCAGAGGAATCGGCATCAATATCTGAAGAGGTTACAGCATCAGCTCAGGAAGTAAATGCAACAATGGCAGAATTAACAGAGTATGCTGGCAATTTGCAACAAATATCATATAAATTGCAAGAGGAATTAAAGAGGTTTACTGTAGAATAG
- a CDS encoding nitroreductase family protein, whose amino-acid sequence MMIVDKEKCVGCGLCVKDCFPNDIEINGNKAEIKNVRCMKCGHCIAVCPKGAVSTDEYNMEDVKDYNESEFKIESEKLLNFIKFRRTTRQFKDKEVEKEKILKIIEAGRFTQTGTNSQNVSYVVVEDNIELLKELALKNLKTRGEEILKNLNPQTLPFKRYAQMWIKMYNDYKEDSKKNDKLFFNAPALILAVSDSTVNASLASSNMELMTNALGLGTFFSGFFTMAAQGNDEIRDLLGLKGKEEIVTCMVVGYPNVKYVRTVPRRDANISWK is encoded by the coding sequence ATGATGATTGTAGATAAAGAAAAGTGTGTGGGATGTGGACTTTGTGTTAAAGATTGTTTTCCTAATGATATTGAGATAAATGGAAACAAGGCAGAAATCAAAAATGTTAGATGTATGAAGTGTGGACACTGTATTGCAGTTTGCCCTAAAGGAGCAGTATCTACAGATGAATATAATATGGAAGATGTAAAAGATTATAATGAGTCTGAGTTTAAGATAGAATCGGAGAAACTTCTTAATTTTATTAAATTTAGGAGAACTACAAGACAATTTAAAGATAAAGAAGTAGAAAAAGAAAAGATATTAAAAATTATTGAGGCTGGTAGATTCACTCAAACTGGAACTAATAGTCAAAATGTTTCATATGTAGTTGTGGAAGATAATATTGAATTATTGAAGGAATTGGCTTTAAAAAACTTAAAAACTAGAGGGGAAGAAATACTTAAAAATCTAAATCCACAAACTTTACCTTTCAAGAGATATGCACAAATGTGGATTAAAATGTATAATGACTATAAAGAGGATTCTAAGAAGAATGATAAATTATTTTTTAATGCACCTGCGTTAATTCTTGCAGTTTCAGACTCGACTGTAAATGCTTCTTTAGCGTCATCTAATATGGAGCTTATGACTAATGCTTTAGGCCTTGGAACATTTTTTAGTGGATTCTTTACAATGGCAGCACAGGGAAATGATGAAATAAGAGACTTACTTGGTTTAAAAGGTAAAGAAGAAATTGTAACATGTATGGTTGTTGGATATCCTAATGTGAAATATGTTAGAACTGTTCCAAGAAGAGATGCAAATATCTCTTGGAAATAG